One genomic window of Hyphomicrobiales bacterium includes the following:
- a CDS encoding LysR family transcriptional regulator: MKAGNKKTGARLRVVLETDIAIGPGKADLLEAIAEAGSIAAAGRSMGMSYKRAWLLVESMNACFKAPLVETSRGGNARGGAQLTDEGRRVLACYRRIEEITDAAIADELAKLRAMLVSESDN; this comes from the coding sequence ATGAAAGCGGGCAACAAGAAGACCGGGGCGAGGCTGCGTGTCGTCCTCGAAACCGACATCGCGATCGGACCCGGCAAGGCCGACCTGCTGGAGGCCATCGCCGAAGCGGGCTCGATTGCCGCCGCCGGGCGCAGCATGGGCATGAGCTACAAGCGCGCGTGGCTGCTCGTCGAATCCATGAACGCCTGCTTCAAGGCCCCCCTCGTCGAGACTTCACGCGGCGGCAATGCCCGTGGCGGCGCGCAACTGACCGACGAGGGCCGCCGCGTCCTCGCCTGCTACCGGCGCATCGAGGAGATCACCGACGCGGCGATCGCCGATGAACTCGCCAAACTGCGCGCCATGCTGGTCAGCGAATCCGACAACTGA
- the modA gene encoding molybdate ABC transporter substrate-binding protein: MAAMSMLVRTAPLRFPAVLSAALAVLLAAPAVGASGLRDRAADARPLVAVAANFADVVTELAAAFAASTGHELRITTGSTGKLYAQIKAGAPYDILLSADEITPERLENEGAGVPGTRFAYAYGRLVLWSSDPSRVTLDGVAALRSLERGHLAIANPELAPYGRAARETLESLGLWDRLQPRIVMGQNIGQAHSLVASGAADLGLVALSALKGPRAPARSSHWEVPGHLHRPIRQDAVLLSHGASNDAARAFLAYLASPPARAVIARHGYATAPGS, encoded by the coding sequence ATGGCCGCCATGTCGATGCTGGTGCGGACCGCGCCGCTGCGGTTTCCGGCCGTCCTCTCCGCCGCCCTCGCCGTGCTGCTCGCGGCACCCGCCGTCGGAGCTTCGGGACTGCGGGACCGGGCCGCCGATGCGCGCCCCCTCGTCGCCGTTGCCGCCAACTTCGCCGACGTCGTGACGGAGCTCGCTGCCGCCTTCGCGGCCTCGACCGGTCACGAGCTGCGCATCACGACCGGCTCCACGGGTAAGCTCTATGCCCAGATCAAGGCCGGCGCCCCTTACGACATCCTGCTCTCGGCCGACGAAATCACGCCCGAGCGGCTCGAGAACGAGGGGGCCGGCGTCCCCGGCACCCGCTTTGCCTACGCCTATGGCCGTCTCGTGCTCTGGAGCAGTGATCCTTCGCGCGTCACCCTCGACGGGGTGGCTGCACTGCGCAGCCTCGAGCGCGGCCACCTCGCGATCGCCAACCCGGAACTGGCGCCCTATGGCCGCGCGGCCCGCGAAACGCTCGAGAGCCTCGGGCTCTGGGATCGCCTCCAACCGCGCATCGTCATGGGCCAGAACATCGGTCAGGCGCATTCCCTGGTGGCGAGCGGGGCGGCCGACCTCGGCCTCGTTGCCCTTTCCGCGCTCAAGGGCCCCCGCGCCCCGGCCCGCTCGAGCCATTGGGAGGTTCCCGGCCATCTCCACCGGCCGATCCGTCAGGACGCGGTCCTGCTCTCGCATGGTGCCTCGAACGACGCGGCCCGCGCGTTCCTCGCCTATCTGGCCTCCCCCCCGGCGCGCGCCGTCATTGCTCGCCACGGCTATGCGACGGCCCCCGGCTCATGA
- the modB gene encoding molybdate ABC transporter permease subunit, with product MSLPDLAPLWLTMHLALVTTLALLLVGTPLAWWLARTRSPAKPCIEAVTALPLVLPPTVLGFYLLILLSPTAPIGGAFVRLTGETLTFSFTGLVIASMLYSLPFMVQPLQTAFEAIGPGPMEEAASLRASPTDAFLTVAMPMALRGFVTAAVLTFAHTVGEFGVVLMVGGNIPGTTKVVSIAIYEHVETINYAEAHGLSLILLAFSFLTLLVVYVVNGRLPRQAGER from the coding sequence ATGAGCCTGCCGGACCTCGCCCCGCTCTGGCTGACGATGCACCTTGCGCTCGTCACCACGCTGGCGCTCCTCCTCGTCGGCACACCGCTCGCCTGGTGGCTCGCCCGCACGCGTTCGCCCGCCAAACCCTGCATCGAGGCGGTCACCGCACTCCCCCTGGTTCTGCCGCCGACCGTGCTCGGTTTTTATCTCCTCATCCTCCTGAGCCCGACCGCCCCCATCGGCGGCGCCTTCGTGAGGCTGACCGGCGAGACGCTCACCTTCTCGTTCACCGGCCTCGTCATCGCATCGATGCTCTATTCGCTCCCCTTCATGGTGCAGCCGCTCCAGACGGCCTTCGAGGCGATCGGTCCGGGACCGATGGAGGAGGCCGCGAGCCTCAGGGCCTCTCCGACAGATGCGTTCCTCACCGTCGCCATGCCGATGGCACTGCGCGGCTTCGTCACCGCCGCCGTGCTCACCTTCGCGCACACGGTCGGCGAGTTCGGCGTGGTTCTCATGGTCGGTGGCAACATCCCTGGCACCACCAAGGTGGTCTCGATCGCCATCTACGAGCATGTCGAGACGATAAACTACGCCGAGGCGCACGGCCTTTCCCTCATCCTTCTCGCCTTTTCGTTCCTCACGCTGCTCGTCGTCTACGTCGTCAACGGGCGCCTGCCGCGCCAGGCGGGTGAACGGTGA